One Sphaeramia orbicularis chromosome 21, fSphaOr1.1, whole genome shotgun sequence DNA window includes the following coding sequences:
- the LOC115411841 gene encoding claudin-10-like gives MFLEVFPEILGFILTTSGWILVSSTLHTDYWKIASLYGTVINTNALYSNLWKLCVTDSAGTSDCKGFPSMLALDGYIQACRGLMISAVCLGFFGSLFALIGMKCTKIGGSDKTKARIACIAGVIFILSGFCSFSGCSVYAFQITSEFFDPMFMELKYDFGVALFVGWGGSVLCISGGSIFCYSIKRAFTKREELYNYKDAASHSRTSSYLTGQAENITRPPSDDSKSSQTKYFERIV, from the exons ATGTTTCTGGAGGTCTTTCCAGAGATTTTGGGCTTTATTTTAACCACTTCAGGGTGGATACTGGTATCTTCAACCTTGCATACGGACTACTGGAAGATAGCTTCACTTTATGGAACTGTGATCAACACAAACGCCCTCTATTCCAATCTGTGGAAACTCTGTGTCACTGATTCAGCAGGAACAAGCGACTGCAAAGGCTTTCCCTCCATGCTGGCATTGGATG GTTACATTCAGGCTTGCAGAGGACTGATGATTTCAGCTGTGTGTCTAGGGTTTTTTGGTAGTTTATTTGCTCTAATTGGAATGAAGTGCACAAAAATAGGTGGAAGTGACAAAACCAAAGCAAGGATCGCATGCATtgctggtgtcattttcattctcaGTG GTTTCTGCTCATTTTCAGGATGTTCAGTCTATGCGTTTCAGATTACATCAGAGTTTTTTGACCCGATGTTTATGGAACTAAA GTATGACTTCGGAGTTGCTCTCTTTGTTGGATGGGGAGGGTCTGTCCTTTGTATTTCTGGTGGGAGTATATTCTGTTACTCCATCAAACGTGCTTTTACCAAAAG AGAGGAACTATATAACTACAAAGACGCTGCCTCACATTCTCGTACCTCTTCCTACCTGACAGGGCAAGCAGAAAATATAACCCGGCCTCCTTCAGATGACAGCAAATCCTCCCAGACAAAATACTTTGAGAGGATTGTGTGA
- the LOC115411842 gene encoding claudin-10-like, translating into MFQEILAFILAASGWVLVTSTLPTDYWKVSTLDGSVTITNTYWSNLWKSCVTDSTGSSSCKDFPSMLALDGYTQACRGLMIAAVCLGFFGSVFALVGMKCTKIGGSGKSKSRVTCFAGIDFILSGGCSLSGCSLYAYKITSEFYDPMVVEMKYELGAALFIGWAGSILCILGGIALCFSIVQSPKVPSNWAVNQPPPGYSSSVRMQHFDKNMYV; encoded by the exons ATGTTTCAGGAGATCTTGGCCTTCATTTTAGCTGCTTCAGGGTGGGTGCTTGTAACTTCAACTTTGCCAACAGACTACTGGAAGGTGTCTACACTTGATGGATCTGTGACCATCACTAACACCTACTGGTCCAATCTGTGGAAGTCATGTGTCACTGATTCAACAGGATCCAGCAGCTGCAAAGACTTTCCCTCAATGCTGGCATTAGATG GTTACACCCAGGCTTGTAGAGGACTGATGATTGCTGCTGTGTGTCTGGGATTTTTTGGGAGTGTCTTTGCCCTTGTTGGAATGAAGTGCACCAAAATAGGTGGAAGTGGCAAAAGCAAATCAAGGGTCACTTGTTTTGCTGGAATAGATTTCATTCTCAGTG GTGGCTGTTCACTTTCAGGATGTTCACTGTATGCATACAAGATAACCTCTGAGTTTTATGACCCAATGGTTGTGGAAATGAA GTATGAGCTGGGAGCTGCTCTGTTTATCGGATGGGCAGGTTCTATCCTTTGCATTTTGGGAGGCATTGCTCTCTGTTTCTCCATTGTACAGTCACCAAAAG TCCCATCCAACTGGGCTGTAAACCAGCCTCCTCCGGGCTACAGCAGCTCCGTCCGGATGCAGCACTTTGACAAGAATATGTACGTGTAA
- the LOC115412575 gene encoding claudin-10-like encodes MSGLQILAFLSGLAGLGATIAATVSNEWRATSRASSVITATWVLQGLWNNCAGNAIGAVHCRPHHTILNLEAYIQACRGLMIAAVCLGFFGTIFALVGMKCTKIGGSDKNKARIACFAGVNFLLSGFCSLSACSLYAHRITSEFFDPMFVAQKYELGAALFIGWAGSVLCILGGIMLCFSIAGSFTKSHSQSNYIYKGAASHSHISSYPRGQAKSVNQPPPDYSNSSRMQHFDKNAYV; translated from the exons ATGTCAGGCTTGCAGATTCTAGCGTTTCTCAGCGGCCTGGCAGGGCTCGGCGCCACTATTGCGGCCACGGTGTCCAATGAATGGAGGGCCACCAGCCGGGCATCCTCAGTCATCACAGCGACCTGGGTTCTCCAGGGTCTGTGGAACAATTGTGCTGGAAATGCCATTGGAGCCGTGCACTGCAGACCACACCATACTATTCTTAATCTGGAAG CTTACATCCAGGCTTGCAGAGGACTGATGATTGCTGCTGTGTGTCTGGGTTTTTTCGGTACTATATTTGCCCTTGTTGGAATGAAGTGCACCAAAATAGGTGGAAGTGACAAAAACAAAGCAAGGATCGCTTGTTTTGCTGGTGTGAATTTTCTTCTCAGTG GTTTCTGCTCACTTTCAGCGTGTTCACTTTATGCACATCGGATCACATCAGAATTTTTTGACCCGATGTTTGTTGCACAAAA GTATGAGCTGGGAGCTGCTCTGTTTATTGGGTGGGCAGGTTCTGTCCTTTGCATTCTGGGAGGTATTATGCTCTGCTTCTCCATCGCAGGTTCCTTCACTAAAAG CCACAGTCAGTCGAACTACATTTACAAAGGTGCTGCCTCACATTCTCATATCTCCTCCTATCCAAGAGGGCAGGCAAAGTCTGTGAACCAGCCTCCTCCAGACTACAGCAACTCCTCTCGGATGCAGCACTTTGATAAGAATGCATATGTATGA